DNA from Salinibacterium sp. dk2585:
GGTGCGGGGCCGCGAATCGAGGAGCACGACAGTGAGCGACGACTGGAAGTTCGAGACCAAGCAGATCCACGCCGGTGCGGCGCCCGATCCTGTCACCAACGCCAGGGCGACCCCGCTCTACCGCACGACGGCCTACGTCTTCAACGACGCCGACCACGCCAAGAACCTCTTCGCGCTCGCGGAGTTCGGCAACATCTACACGCGCATCCAGAACCCGACGCAGGACGTCGTCGAGCAGCGCGTCGCCGCGCTCGAGGGCGGCACCGCGGCGCTCGCGCTCGCCTCCGGCCAGTCGGCGACCTCGCTCGCGATCCTCAACATCGCGCAGGCTGGTGACCACATCGTCTCGTCGTCGTCGATCTACGGCGGCACCTACAACCTGTTCGAATACACCCTGCGCAAGCTCGGCATCGAGACGACCTTCGTCGAGAACCAGGATGACCCGAACGAGTGGGCCGCGGCCATCCGCCCCAACACCAAGCTCCTCTTCGGCGAGACGATCGGCAACCCCAAGATCAACATCCTCGATATCGCCGCCGTCGCCCAGGTCGCGCACGACAACGGCCTGCCGCTCATCGTGGACAACACGATCGCGACGCCGTACCTCATCCGTCCGCTCGAGCACGGTGCCGACATCGTCGTGCACTCCGCGACCAAGTTCCTCGGCGGTCACGGCACGGCCCTCGGTGGCGTCATCGTCGACGGCGGACGCTTCAAGTGGTCGCAGAACGTCGAGAAGTTCCCGGGCCTCACGGAGCCCGACCCGAGCTACCACGGCGCGAGCTACACGACCGCAGTGGGCGACGAGATCGCCTTCGTCATCAAGGCGCGCGTGCAGCTGCTGCGCGACCTCGGCCCGGCCATCTCCCCCGACAACGCGTGGGGCCTCATCCAGGGCATCGAGACCCTCAGCCTGCGCATCGAGCGCCACGTGCAGAACGCACAGGAGGTCGCCGAGTGGCTCGACAACCACCCGGATGTCGACACGGTCTACTACGCGGGCCTGCCGACGAGCCCGTGGTACGCGACCGCCAACAGGTACGCCCCGAAGGGCGTCGGCGCCGTGCTCTCCTTCGAGCTCAAGGGCGGTGTGGATGCCGGCCGCGCCTTCGTCAACGGGCTCTCGCTCTTCAGCCACGTCGCCAACATCGGTGACGTGCGCAGCCTCGTCATCCACCCCGCATCGACGACGCACTCGCAACTGACGCCCGAGCAGCAGCTCACGGCGGGCGTCACGCCCGGCCTCGTGCGCCTCTCGGTCGGACTCGAGAGCATCGAGGACATCAAGACCGACCTCACGGCCGGCCTCGACGCCGCCCGCACGGTCGCGGAGGCTGCCCGCAACAGCTGAGCCGTCGACATCGCAAGGGGGCCCGCGTAACAGGACGCGGGCCCCCTCGCGTTTCGGGGATACTTGGGCGTGACATGGACTGGCAGACACCGGAAGACAGCGTTCCGTCGAGCTTCATCACCGAGGCCAACAATCGGGCGCTGATCGGCAAGCCGCCCGCAAGCGGCGCATGGCGCGAGGGCGACCCCGCCGGGCACCGTCGTTTTGCGAATCTCGGGCCCCTTCGCCTCGAGCGCGGCGGCCACATCCCGAACGTGCGGATGGCGTTCGAGACGTGGGGCGAGCTCAACGACGACGCCTCGAACGCGATCCTCGTGCTGCACGCCCTGACGGGAGACAGCCACGTCGTCGGCCCGCCCACCCTCGGGCATCCGACGACCGGGTGGTGGTCTGGCATCGTCGGGCCAGGGCGCTACCTCGACACTGAGCGCTGGTTCATCGTCGCGCCCAACATGCTTGGCGGCTGCCAGGGAACGACCGGACCTGCCTCGCACACGACCGAGGGCATCGAGTGGGGCCCGCGGTTCCCCTACCTGACGATCCGCGACCAGGTCGCCGCCCAAGTGGCCTTCAGCGACTCGCTCGGCATCGACCGCTGGGCTGCCGTCGTCGGCGGCTCCATGGGAGGAATGCACGCGATCGAATGGGCCGTCGGGCATCCCGAGCGGCTCGAGCGGGTCGCCGTGCTCGCCGCGCCGGCGCTCAGCAGCGCCGACCAGATCGCGCTCAACTCGGTGCAGATCGAGGCGATCCGGATGGACCCCGCCTTCTGCGGTGGCGACTACTACGACGCCGCAGACGGAGACGGGCCCTATCGCGGCCTCGCGCTCGCCCGACGGATGGCGCTCCTCAATTACCGCTCGCCTGACGAGCTCAACGCCCGCTTCCAGCGCAGTTGGCAGAGCAATATCAGCCCCCTCGGCGACCAGGGCCGCTTCGCCGTCGAGAGCTACCTCGACTTCCACGGCAACAAGTTCACGCGCCGCTTCGACGCCAACTCCTACATCACGCTCGTCGAGGCCATGAACTCGCACGACATCGGCCGCGACCGTGGCGGCGTCGAGGCCGCGCTCGCGAAGGCGACGGCGAAGGCCCTCGTGCTGGGCATCGACACCGATCGCCTCTTCCCCGTGCCCGACCAGCAGGAGATCGCCCGCGGCCTTGCGGGCAACATCGATGGCGACGACGCCATCGTGATCTCGTCGAGCTTCGGGCACGACGGCTTCCTGATCGAGGACGACCTCGTCGGGCCGCACCTGCGGAGGCTGCTCGCGTCATGAGCCAAGCGCGCGGAGGCGGAGACATGGGGGTAACTCCCGTGGCGAGCATCCGTGTCGGCATCGTGGATGACCACCGCCTCGTGCTTGATGGCGTGAGTGCGCACCTGCGCTTCAGCCACCCTGACCTGCAGGTGGTCGCGGCCGAGACGACCTGGGTCGGCCTGTTGCAGCATCCGGACTTTCCGGTCGACGTCGCCGTGCTCGACCTGGGGCTCGGCGACGACATCCCCGTCGAGACCAAGATCCGCACCCTCGCGACCGCCGGCACCCGCACGGTCGTCATGAGCCGGCACGCCGACGCGATCTCGGTGCAGTCGGCCCTCCAGGCGGGCGCCTACGGCTTCGTCCCCAAGGCGGAAGGCGCGACAGGGCTCGTGCAGGCGATTCGCGCCGCCGCCGCAGGCGTGCCCTACCGCGCGAACTCCATGGCGAGCCTCGAC
Protein-coding regions in this window:
- a CDS encoding response regulator, which codes for MGVTPVASIRVGIVDDHRLVLDGVSAHLRFSHPDLQVVAAETTWVGLLQHPDFPVDVAVLDLGLGDDIPVETKIRTLATAGTRTVVMSRHADAISVQSALQAGAYGFVPKAEGATGLVQAIRAAAAGVPYRANSMASLDVDSLNRTTPGLGRQELRALMLFATGRPVREVAEAMETTEETVKSYLKRARRKYRAIGVDLGTKALLRRHAVREGWIGPE
- a CDS encoding bifunctional o-acetylhomoserine/o-acetylserine sulfhydrylase; the encoded protein is MSDDWKFETKQIHAGAAPDPVTNARATPLYRTTAYVFNDADHAKNLFALAEFGNIYTRIQNPTQDVVEQRVAALEGGTAALALASGQSATSLAILNIAQAGDHIVSSSSIYGGTYNLFEYTLRKLGIETTFVENQDDPNEWAAAIRPNTKLLFGETIGNPKINILDIAAVAQVAHDNGLPLIVDNTIATPYLIRPLEHGADIVVHSATKFLGGHGTALGGVIVDGGRFKWSQNVEKFPGLTEPDPSYHGASYTTAVGDEIAFVIKARVQLLRDLGPAISPDNAWGLIQGIETLSLRIERHVQNAQEVAEWLDNHPDVDTVYYAGLPTSPWYATANRYAPKGVGAVLSFELKGGVDAGRAFVNGLSLFSHVANIGDVRSLVIHPASTTHSQLTPEQQLTAGVTPGLVRLSVGLESIEDIKTDLTAGLDAARTVAEAARNS
- a CDS encoding homoserine O-acetyltransferase, yielding MDWQTPEDSVPSSFITEANNRALIGKPPASGAWREGDPAGHRRFANLGPLRLERGGHIPNVRMAFETWGELNDDASNAILVLHALTGDSHVVGPPTLGHPTTGWWSGIVGPGRYLDTERWFIVAPNMLGGCQGTTGPASHTTEGIEWGPRFPYLTIRDQVAAQVAFSDSLGIDRWAAVVGGSMGGMHAIEWAVGHPERLERVAVLAAPALSSADQIALNSVQIEAIRMDPAFCGGDYYDAADGDGPYRGLALARRMALLNYRSPDELNARFQRSWQSNISPLGDQGRFAVESYLDFHGNKFTRRFDANSYITLVEAMNSHDIGRDRGGVEAALAKATAKALVLGIDTDRLFPVPDQQEIARGLAGNIDGDDAIVISSSFGHDGFLIEDDLVGPHLRRLLAS